Proteins encoded by one window of Danaus plexippus chromosome Z, MEX_DaPlex, whole genome shotgun sequence:
- the LOC116777207 gene encoding acetyl-coenzyme A synthetase, protein MSRVYQPSDYVVEKSRLPSFEKYKEMHKKSLEDPEAFWSEIAKEFHWQTPCQPGKFLSYNFDIDKGDIFVKWMEGATTNVCFNVLDRNIRNGHGDKIAYYWEGNHPDDYSRITYKKLLDSVCMFANALRELGVRKGDRVAIYMPMIMETVICMLGCARIGAVHSVVFAGFSSDSLAERMSDCKAKVIVTSDGAWRGEKKLFLKNTCDEAIEKARTKHNHEVNLCIVVSHLGRVKPGARMNVLKKPYTWNDNVDIWWHEIMEGQSPICAPEWMNAEDPLFMLYTSGSTGKPKGVLHTIAGYMLYAATTFRYVFDYREKDIYWCTADVGWITGHTYVVYAPLANAATSLMFEGTPFYPDNDRYWLLVKKYKVTQFYTAPTAIRALMKFGDELVTKKDLKTLRVLGSVGEPINPEAWLWFYNLVGNKRCSIVDTFWQTETGGHVLTGLPGASPMKPGAAGFPFFGVEPTLLDESGKVIEGPGEGYLVFSRPWPGIMRTLFGDHARYQKVYFSKFKGYYCTGDGARRDEDGFLWVTGRIDDMLNVSGHLLSTSEVEGVLTEEPSVSEAAVVSKPHPVKGESLYCFVILNEGVQFGPELVDALKKRVRNRIGAFAAPDVIQYAPGLPKTRSGKIMRRILRKIALGDTDIGDTSTLADPSVVDELFKSRP, encoded by the exons ATGTCGCGCGTTTACCAGCCATCCGACTATGTGGTCGAGAAATCACGATTACCGTCCTTCGAAAAATACAAAGAGATGCATAAAAAATCCCTTGAAGACCCAGAGGCGTTTTGGTCGGAAATAGCCAAAGAATTTCACTGGCAAACCCCCTGCCAGCCGGGAAAATTTCTTTCGTACAACTTCGATATCGACAAGGgggatatttttgttaaatggaTGGAAGGGGCTACGACAAATGTTTGCTTTAACGTCCTAGATCGTAACATAAGAAATGGTCATGGGGATAAAATCGCTTATTACTG GGAAGGTAACCATCCTGATGACTACAGTCGAATCACATACAAGAAGCTATTGGAttctgtttgtatgtttgcGAACGCTCTACGAGAGCTGGGGGTTCGCAAAGGAGACAGAGTAGCCATCTACATGCCCATGATTATGGAGACGGTGATTTGTATGTTGGGCTGTGCAAGAATCGGCGCAGTACATTCTGTCGTA ttcgcTGGGTTTTCCTCGGATTCACTAGCGGAGCGAATGTCCGACTGCAAGGCGAAGGTCATTGTTACCTCTGACGGGGCGTGGAGAGGAGAAAAAAAGTTGTTCTTGAAGAATACTTGCGACGAAGCTATCGAGAAAGCTAGAACTAAGCACAACCATGAAGTCAACTTGTGCATCGTCGTATCCCATTTGGGGAGAGTGAAGCCGGGTGCAAgaatgaatgttttaaaaaaaccg TACACTTGGAATGACAACGTGGATATATGGTGGCACGAGATCATGGAAGGTCAATCACCCATCTGCGCTCCCGAGTGGATGAATGCTGAGGACCCCTTGTTCATGCTATACACTAG CGGTTCCACGGGCAAGCCGAAGGGCGTTCTACACACCATCGCTGGTTACATGCTCTACGCGGCGACAACCTTCCGATATGTATTCGATTATCGCGAGAAGGACATCTATTGGTGCACCGCTGACGTAGGCTGGATCACGGGGCACACTTACGTCGTGTACGCGCCCCTTGCGAATGCCGCTACGTCGCTTATG TTCGAAGGTACACCTTTCTACCCAGATAACGATCGCTACTGGTTGTTGGTTAAGAAGTACAAGGTTACTCAATTCTACACAGCACCCACCGCCATTAGAGCTCTCATGAAATTTGGCGACGAGCTCGTCACcaa GaaagatttaaaaactttgCGTGTGTTGGGGAGCGTTGGGGAGCCTATCAACCCGGAAGCGTGGTTGTGGTTCTACAACCTAGTTGGTAATAAACGTTGCTCCATCGTGGATACTTTCTGGCAGACTGAAACCGGTGGCCACGTACTTACCGGCCTGCCAGGCGCCTCGCCTATGAAGCCGGGAGCTGCT GGGTTTCCATTCTTCGGCGTGGAACCGACACTGCTTGACGAAAGCGGCAAAGTGATCGAAGGGCCCGGCGAGGGCTACCTGGTCTTCTCGCGACCATGGCCAGGCATCATGAGGACCCTCTTCGGTGACCACGCTCGTTACCAAAAGGTCTACTTCTCTAAATTCAAAGGATATTATTGCACAGGCGatg GCGCCAGGCGTGACGAGGATGGGTTCCTGTGGGTGACGGGACGTATCGATGACATGCTGAATGTGTCCGGTCATCTGCTGTCTACTTCCGAGGTGGAAGGTGTCCTCACTGAAGAGCCCTCCGTGTCCGAAGCTGCTGTAGTCTCCAAGCCACATCCCGTCAAAGGCGAGTCTCTGTACTGCTTCGTCATCCTCAACGAGGGCGTCCAGTTCGGCCCCGAATTGGTGGACGCTCTGAAGAAACGCGTGAGGAATAGGATCGGAGCCTTTGCAGCTCCGGATGTCATTCAATACGCTCCCGGTCTGCCGAAAACCAGGTCCGGGAAGATCATGAGGAGAATCCTAAGGAAGATAGCGCTCGGTGACACCGACATCGGCGACACGTCGACTTTGGCCGACCCGTCCGTCGTCGACGAGCTCTTTAAAAGCAGACCCTAG